The following are encoded in a window of Mycobacterium decipiens genomic DNA:
- a CDS encoding acyl-ACP desaturase has translation MAQKPVANALTLELEPVVEANMTRHLDTEDLWFAHDYVPFDRGENFAFLGGRDWDPSQVTLPRSITDACEILLILKDNLAGHHRELVEHFILEAWWGRWLGRWTAEEHLHAIALREYLVVTREVDPVANEDVRVQYVMKGYRADKQTQVETLVFMALFERSCAVFCSNLAAQIEEPILAGLIDRIARDEARHEEFFANLVTHCLGHTRDETITAIAARAADLGVVGAEIDAYRDKLQNVADAGIFGAPQLRQVISDRIVAWGLADEPRLQQFVTK, from the coding sequence ATGGCACAGAAACCTGTAGCTAATGCACTGACCCTCGAACTCGAGCCCGTGGTCGAAGCGAACATGACTCGTCACCTCGACACCGAGGATCTCTGGTTCGCCCACGACTACGTGCCGTTCGACCGGGGCGAGAACTTCGCATTCCTGGGCGGACGTGATTGGGATCCGTCCCAGGTGACGCTGCCCAGGTCCATCACGGACGCATGCGAGATCCTGCTGATTCTCAAGGACAACCTGGCCGGCCACCACCGTGAGCTGGTCGAACACTTCATTCTCGAGGCGTGGTGGGGTCGCTGGCTCGGCCGGTGGACCGCCGAGGAACACCTGCACGCTATTGCGCTGCGCGAATATCTCGTGGTGACCCGGGAAGTCGACCCGGTCGCCAACGAGGACGTTCGAGTCCAATACGTGATGAAGGGCTACCGCGCCGACAAACAAACGCAGGTGGAAACCCTGGTGTTCATGGCGCTCTTCGAGCGCTCCTGTGCCGTCTTCTGCAGCAACCTGGCCGCGCAGATCGAGGAGCCGATCCTGGCCGGACTCATCGACCGCATCGCCAGGGACGAAGCACGTCATGAGGAGTTCTTCGCCAACCTGGTCACGCACTGCCTCGGCCACACGCGCGACGAGACGATCACGGCGATTGCCGCGCGCGCGGCCGACCTCGGCGTCGTCGGTGCCGAAATCGACGCCTACCGGGACAAGCTGCAGAACGTGGCAGACGCCGGCATTTTCGGCGCGCCACAGCTGCGGCAGGTGATCTCCGACCGCATCGTGGCTTGGGGGTTGGCCGATGAGCCCCGGCTGCAGCAGTTCGTCACGAAGTAA
- the glyA gene encoding serine hydroxymethyltransferase, which translates to MSAPLAEVDPDIAELLGKELGRQRDTLEMIASENFAPRAVLQAQGSVLTNKYAEGLPGRRYYGGCEHVDVVENIARDRAKALFGAEFANVQPHSGAQANAAVLHALMSPGDRLLGLDLANGGHLTHGMRLNFSGKLYENDFYGVDPTTHLIDMDVVRAKALEFRPKVIIAGWSAYPRVLDFAAFRSIADEVGARLLVDMAHFAGLVAAGLHPSPVPHADVVSTTVHKTLGGGRSGLIVGKQEYAKAINSAVFPGQQGGPLMHVIAGKAVALKIAATLEFADRQRRTLSGARIIADRLMAPDVAAAGVSVVSGGTDVHLVLVDLRNSPLDGQAAEDLLHEAGITVNRNAVPNDPRPPMVTSGLRVGTPALATRGFGDAEFTEVADVIATALAAGSSADVSALRQRVTRLAREFPLYEGLEDWSLVGH; encoded by the coding sequence ATGTCCGCCCCGCTCGCCGAGGTCGACCCCGATATCGCCGAGTTGTTGGGCAAGGAGCTTGGCCGGCAACGGGACACCCTGGAGATGATCGCCTCGGAGAACTTCGCGCCGCGCGCGGTGTTACAGGCCCAGGGCAGCGTGTTGACCAACAAGTACGCCGAGGGCCTGCCCGGCCGGCGCTACTACGGCGGTTGCGAGCACGTCGACGTGGTGGAAAACATCGCTCGCGATCGGGCCAAGGCGCTGTTCGGCGCCGAATTCGCCAACGTGCAACCCCATTCGGGCGCTCAGGCCAACGCCGCGGTGCTGCATGCGCTCATGTCCCCGGGCGACCGGTTGCTGGGCTTGGACCTCGCCAATGGCGGTCACCTGACCCACGGCATGCGGCTGAACTTCTCCGGCAAGCTGTACGAGAACGACTTCTACGGCGTCGACCCGACGACACATCTGATCGACATGGACGTCGTGCGCGCCAAGGCGCTCGAATTCCGCCCGAAGGTGATCATCGCCGGCTGGTCGGCCTACCCGCGGGTGCTCGATTTCGCGGCGTTCCGGTCGATCGCCGACGAGGTCGGTGCCAGGTTGCTGGTGGACATGGCCCATTTCGCGGGCCTGGTCGCCGCGGGGTTGCACCCGTCGCCGGTGCCGCACGCGGACGTGGTCTCCACCACGGTGCACAAGACGCTCGGCGGGGGCCGGTCCGGCCTGATCGTGGGCAAGCAGGAGTACGCCAAGGCCATCAACTCGGCGGTGTTCCCCGGTCAGCAGGGCGGTCCGCTCATGCATGTCATCGCGGGCAAGGCGGTCGCGCTGAAGATCGCCGCCACACTCGAATTTGCCGACCGGCAGCGGCGCACGCTGTCCGGCGCGCGGATCATCGCCGATCGGCTGATGGCTCCCGACGTCGCAGCGGCCGGGGTGTCCGTGGTCAGCGGCGGCACCGACGTCCACCTGGTGCTGGTTGACCTGCGCAACTCTCCGCTCGACGGCCAGGCTGCCGAGGACCTGCTGCATGAGGCCGGTATTACGGTCAACCGCAACGCGGTGCCCAATGATCCGCGGCCGCCCATGGTGACCTCGGGCCTGCGGGTGGGGACCCCCGCGCTAGCCACCCGCGGGTTCGGTGACGCCGAATTCACCGAGGTCGCCGATGTAATCGCCACCGCCCTTGCAGCGGGCAGCTCTGCTGACGTGTCCGCACTACGGCAGCGGGTGACCCGGCTGGCCAGGGAGTTCCCCCTCTATGAGGGTCTGGAGGACTGGAGCCTGGTCGGCCACTAG
- the coaA gene encoding type I pantothenate kinase, producing the protein MPRLSEPSPYVEFGRKQWRALRMSTPLALTEEELIGLRGLGEQIDLLEVEEVYLPLARLLHLQVAARQRLFAATAEFLGEPQQHPDRPVPFIIGVAGSVAVGKSTTARVLQALLARWDHHPRVDLVTTDGFLYPNTELERRNLMHRKGFPESYNRRALMRFVTSVKSGSDYACAPVYSHLHYDIIPGATQVVRHPDILILEGLNVLQTGPTLMVSDLFDFSLYVDARIEDIEQWYVSRFLAMRTTAFADPESHFHHYAALSDPEAVVAARDIWRTINRPNLVENILPTRPRATLVLRKDADHSINRLRLRKL; encoded by the coding sequence ATGCCGCGGCTTAGCGAGCCGAGCCCTTATGTCGAGTTCGGCCGGAAGCAGTGGCGCGCGCTGCGGATGTCCACACCGCTGGCCCTCACCGAAGAGGAACTGATCGGCCTGCGTGGTCTCGGCGAGCAGATCGACCTGCTCGAGGTCGAAGAGGTCTACCTACCCTTGGCCCGGTTGCTGCATCTTCAGGTCGCCGCCCGCCAGCGGTTGTTCGCCGCCACCGCGGAATTCCTCGGCGAGCCCCAACAGCACCCGGACCGGCCGGTGCCGTTCATCATCGGTGTGGCCGGCAGCGTCGCGGTCGGCAAGTCGACCACCGCCCGCGTGTTGCAGGCGCTGTTGGCTCGCTGGGATCACCACCCCCGGGTGGACCTGGTCACCACGGACGGATTCCTGTACCCCAACACCGAGCTGGAGCGGCGAAACCTCATGCACCGCAAAGGCTTTCCGGAAAGCTATAACCGGCGGGCGCTGATGCGGTTCGTCACCTCGGTGAAATCCGGTTCGGATTACGCGTGTGCGCCGGTGTATTCGCATTTGCACTACGACATCATCCCGGGGGCCACGCAAGTAGTCCGCCATCCCGACATTCTGATTCTGGAAGGGCTCAACGTATTGCAGACCGGCCCGACGCTGATGGTGTCGGACCTGTTCGACTTCTCACTGTACGTGGACGCCCGAATCGAGGACATCGAGCAGTGGTACGTGTCGCGGTTCTTGGCCATGCGCACCACGGCGTTCGCCGACCCGGAGTCGCACTTCCACCATTACGCGGCGCTGTCCGACCCGGAAGCTGTCGTCGCCGCGCGCGATATCTGGCGGACAATCAACCGGCCCAATCTGGTGGAGAACATTCTGCCGACCCGCCCCCGGGCGACACTGGTGCTGCGCAAAGATGCCGATCATTCCATCAACCGGCTGCGGCTGCGCAAGCTCTAG
- a CDS encoding (2Z,6E)-farnesyl diphosphate synthase, with protein sequence MEIIPPRLKEPLYRLYELRLRQGLASSKSELPRHIAVLCDGNRRWARDAGYDDVSYGYRMGAAKIAEMLRWCQEAGIEMTTVYLLSTENLQRDPDELTALIEIITDVVEEICAPANRWSVRTVGDLGLIGEEPARRLRGAVESTPEAASFHVNVAVGYGGRREIVDAVRSLLGKQLANGATAEELVDAVTTEGISENLYTSGQPDPDLVIRTSGEQRLSGFLLWQSAYSEMWFTEAHWPAFRRVDFLRALRDYSARHRRYGR encoded by the coding sequence GTGGAGATCATCCCGCCACGGCTCAAAGAACCGTTGTACCGGCTTTACGAGCTGCGCCTGCGGCAGGGCCTAGCCTCCTCGAAATCCGAACTGCCCCGGCACATCGCGGTGCTGTGCGACGGGAACCGGCGGTGGGCGCGCGACGCGGGCTACGACGACGTTAGCTACGGCTACCGGATGGGTGCCGCCAAGATCGCCGAGATGCTGCGGTGGTGCCAGGAAGCCGGCATCGAGATGACCACCGTCTACCTGCTCTCCACCGAAAACTTGCAACGCGACCCCGACGAGCTCACTGCACTGATCGAGATCATCACCGATGTCGTCGAGGAGATTTGCGCACCGGCCAACCGCTGGAGTGTGCGGACGGTCGGGGATCTGGGGTTGATTGGTGAGGAACCCGCCCGTCGGCTGCGTGGTGCCGTGGAATCCACGCCGGAGGCGGCATCGTTCCACGTCAACGTCGCTGTGGGCTATGGCGGCCGCCGGGAGATTGTCGACGCGGTGCGGTCGTTGTTGGGTAAGCAACTAGCCAACGGCGCGACTGCCGAGGAGCTCGTGGACGCGGTGACCACCGAGGGCATCTCCGAAAACCTCTACACCTCTGGTCAACCCGACCCCGACTTGGTGATCCGGACCTCCGGGGAGCAGCGTTTGTCCGGGTTTTTGCTGTGGCAGAGCGCCTACTCGGAGATGTGGTTCACCGAGGCGCACTGGCCGGCGTTTCGGCGGGTTGACTTTCTGCGCGCGCTGCGCGACTACAGTGCGCGGCACCGCCGGTACGGCAGGTGA
- the trhA gene encoding PAQR family membrane homeostasis protein TrhA, with the protein MSGQAGTATNAEPESPGLTPSDAAHQIVEGVARVLTKPRFRGWIHVYSAGTAVVAGASLVAVSWALASTEAGLATLAYTAATVVMFTVSATYHRVHWKSPTARKWMKRADHSMIFVFIAGSYTPFALLALPGHAGRVVLSIVWGGALAGIVLKMCWPSAPRWVGVPLYILLGWVAVWYTGTILHNAGVAATVLLFVGGALYSIGGILYALRWPDPWPSTFGFHEFFHACTAIAAICHYIAMWFVVF; encoded by the coding sequence ATGAGCGGCCAGGCCGGCACAGCCACCAACGCGGAGCCCGAATCACCCGGGCTGACGCCGTCCGATGCTGCCCACCAGATCGTCGAGGGCGTCGCCCGAGTTCTGACCAAGCCCCGCTTTCGCGGCTGGATTCATGTGTATTCCGCGGGGACCGCCGTCGTCGCGGGTGCGTCACTGGTTGCGGTGTCATGGGCGCTGGCATCCACCGAGGCCGGCCTGGCGACGCTGGCCTACACCGCGGCCACGGTGGTGATGTTCACCGTCAGCGCCACCTACCACCGCGTCCACTGGAAGTCCCCGACCGCCCGGAAGTGGATGAAGCGGGCGGATCATTCGATGATCTTCGTGTTCATCGCCGGCAGCTACACACCGTTCGCGCTGCTGGCCCTGCCCGGACACGCCGGGCGAGTGGTCTTGTCGATCGTATGGGGCGGCGCGCTGGCCGGCATCGTGCTGAAGATGTGCTGGCCGTCGGCGCCGCGCTGGGTAGGCGTGCCGCTCTATATTCTGCTGGGCTGGGTGGCGGTCTGGTACACCGGCACCATCCTGCACAACGCCGGGGTGGCCGCGACGGTGCTGCTGTTCGTCGGCGGCGCCCTATACAGCATCGGCGGCATTCTCTACGCGTTACGCTGGCCCGACCCGTGGCCGTCGACATTCGGCTTTCACGAGTTCTTCCACGCCTGCACCGCGATCGCGGCGATCTGCCACTACATCGCCATGTGGTTCGTGGTGTTCTGA
- a CDS encoding thioredoxin domain-containing protein: MSPADSAGTNTLALATSPYLRQHADNPVHWQQWTPQALANAAARDVPILLSVGYAACHWCHVMAHESFEDDEVAAAMNEGFVCIKVDREERPDIDAVYMNATVALTGQGGWPMTCFLTPDGRPFFCGTYYPKAGFLQLLSAISDTWRERRADVEEASDHIAGELRSMVSGLPGGGPEVAPELCDHAVAVVLRDEDTVRGGFGAQASSGPKFPPSALLEALLRNYERTGSSAALPAVSRTGSAMARGGIYDQLAGGFARYSVDNAWVVPHFEKMLYDNALLLRAYAHWARRTGDRLARRVAAQTARFLLDELTDATLFVSSLDADADGREGSTYVWTPAQLTEVLGDDDGRWAAEVFAVTQSGTFEHGASVLQLPADPDDAGRLERIRAELLAARLTRVQPGRDDKVVTSWNGLAITALAEASVALAAPELARAAQRCATALLDLHVVEGRLRRASLGGVVGDSAAILEDHAMLATGLMALYQLRPEEAWLTAAAGLLDTALEHFGDPQRPGRWFDTADDAERLMLRPADPLDGATPSGASSIAEALLTAAHLVDGPRAERYLQVAADTLRAHAVLLERAPRSAGHWLAVAEAAVRGPLQIAVAGDGAQSPLLADARRLAPGGAIVIGGAEGSSAPLVGRDRVAGVDAAYVCRGRVCDLPVTSAAELAAALGVPGN, translated from the coding sequence ATGAGTCCGGCTGATTCGGCGGGAACGAATACCCTCGCGCTGGCCACCAGCCCGTATCTGCGCCAGCACGCCGACAATCCGGTGCACTGGCAGCAATGGACCCCGCAGGCGCTGGCCAACGCGGCCGCGCGCGATGTGCCGATCCTGCTGTCCGTCGGCTACGCCGCGTGTCACTGGTGTCATGTGATGGCCCACGAATCGTTCGAAGATGACGAGGTGGCCGCCGCGATGAACGAGGGGTTCGTCTGCATCAAAGTGGATCGCGAGGAACGGCCGGACATCGACGCGGTCTACATGAACGCCACCGTCGCGCTCACCGGGCAGGGCGGCTGGCCGATGACGTGCTTTCTCACTCCCGACGGCCGGCCGTTCTTCTGCGGCACGTACTACCCGAAAGCAGGTTTCCTGCAACTGCTTTCGGCCATATCCGACACCTGGCGCGAACGCCGCGCCGACGTCGAGGAAGCGTCCGACCATATCGCGGGCGAATTGCGCTCGATGGTGTCGGGGCTACCCGGCGGCGGTCCCGAAGTGGCGCCGGAGCTGTGTGACCACGCGGTCGCGGTCGTGCTTCGTGACGAAGATACCGTTCGCGGTGGTTTCGGCGCTCAGGCCTCCTCCGGGCCCAAGTTCCCGCCGTCGGCGTTGTTGGAAGCGCTGCTGCGCAACTACGAGCGCACCGGATCGTCGGCGGCGCTACCCGCGGTGTCGCGCACCGGCAGCGCGATGGCCCGTGGCGGGATCTATGACCAACTAGCCGGTGGCTTCGCCCGGTACAGCGTCGACAATGCGTGGGTGGTACCGCATTTCGAGAAGATGCTGTACGACAACGCCCTGCTGCTGCGTGCCTATGCGCACTGGGCCCGGCGGACCGGGGATCGGTTGGCCCGCCGGGTCGCAGCGCAGACCGCGCGCTTTCTGCTCGACGAGCTGACCGACGCCACCTTGTTCGTCTCGTCGCTGGACGCCGACGCCGACGGCCGCGAGGGTTCGACCTATGTCTGGACGCCGGCGCAGCTGACCGAGGTGCTCGGAGACGACGACGGACGTTGGGCGGCAGAGGTTTTCGCGGTCACCCAGTCGGGCACGTTCGAACACGGGGCGTCGGTGTTGCAGTTGCCCGCAGATCCGGACGACGCGGGGCGGCTGGAGCGGATCCGCGCGGAGCTGTTGGCGGCGCGACTCACCCGGGTGCAGCCCGGACGCGACGACAAGGTCGTCACATCCTGGAACGGTCTGGCGATAACCGCGCTGGCCGAGGCCAGTGTGGCCCTAGCGGCACCCGAGTTGGCTCGAGCGGCGCAGCGATGCGCGACGGCGCTGTTGGACCTGCACGTTGTCGAGGGCCGGCTGCGGCGCGCCAGCCTGGGCGGAGTGGTCGGCGACAGCGCCGCCATCCTGGAGGACCACGCGATGCTGGCCACCGGGCTGATGGCGCTCTACCAGCTGAGGCCCGAGGAGGCCTGGCTGACCGCGGCCGCCGGCTTGCTGGATACCGCGCTGGAGCACTTCGGCGATCCGCAGCGCCCGGGCCGTTGGTTCGACACCGCCGACGATGCCGAGCGGCTGATGCTGCGGCCCGCCGACCCGCTGGACGGGGCGACGCCGTCGGGGGCGTCTTCGATCGCCGAAGCACTGCTGACCGCCGCGCACCTGGTCGACGGCCCACGCGCCGAGCGGTATTTGCAGGTGGCTGCCGACACGCTGCGCGCACATGCGGTGCTGCTGGAGCGTGCGCCCCGCTCCGCCGGACATTGGTTGGCCGTGGCCGAAGCCGCGGTGCGCGGACCGCTGCAAATAGCGGTCGCCGGTGACGGGGCGCAATCGCCGTTGCTCGCCGACGCGCGCCGGCTGGCGCCGGGCGGGGCGATCGTCATCGGCGGCGCGGAGGGCTCGTCGGCGCCGCTGGTCGGTCGGGACCGGGTGGCCGGCGTCGACGCCGCATACGTATGCCGTGGACGAGTCTGCGACCTACCGGTGACCAGTGCAGCCGAACTCGCGGCCGCCCTGGGCGTACCCGGGAATTAG
- the mca gene encoding mycothiol conjugate amidase Mca, with amino-acid sequence MSELRLMAVHAHPDDESSKGAATLARYADEGHRVLVVTLTGGERGEILNPAMDLPDVHGHIAEIRRDEMAKAAAILGVEHTWLGFVDSGLPKGDLPPPLPEDCFARVPLEVSTEALVRVVREFRPQVMITYDENGGYPHPDHIRCHQVSVAAYEAAGDYCRFPDAGEPWAVSKLYYIHGFLRERMQMLQDEFARHGERGPFEKWLAYWDPDHDLLAGRVTTRVECSKYFGQRDDALRAHATQIDPNAEFFAAPLAWQERLWPTEEFELARSRIPVRLPEIELFAGIAP; translated from the coding sequence GTGAGCGAATTGCGGTTGATGGCGGTGCATGCCCACCCCGATGATGAGTCCAGTAAGGGCGCCGCCACCCTTGCCCGCTATGCCGACGAGGGGCATCGCGTGCTGGTGGTGACCTTGACCGGAGGCGAACGCGGCGAAATTCTCAACCCGGCGATGGACCTGCCTGACGTGCATGGGCACATCGCCGAGATCCGCCGTGACGAGATGGCCAAGGCGGCCGCGATCCTCGGCGTCGAGCACACCTGGCTGGGCTTCGTCGACTCCGGGCTGCCCAAGGGGGATCTGCCGCCACCACTGCCGGAGGACTGCTTCGCGCGGGTACCGCTGGAGGTGTCCACCGAGGCGCTGGTGCGGGTGGTGCGCGAGTTTCGGCCGCAGGTGATGATCACCTACGACGAGAATGGCGGCTATCCTCATCCCGACCACATTCGCTGCCACCAGGTTTCGGTGGCCGCCTACGAGGCGGCGGGTGACTATTGTCGCTTTCCCGACGCGGGTGAGCCCTGGGCGGTGTCCAAGCTGTACTACATCCACGGCTTCCTGCGGGAACGGATGCAGATGCTGCAAGACGAGTTCGCTCGGCACGGCGAACGCGGCCCGTTCGAAAAATGGCTGGCGTACTGGGACCCCGACCACGACCTTCTTGCGGGCCGGGTGACGACGCGCGTCGAGTGCTCGAAATACTTCGGCCAGCGTGATGATGCGCTGCGCGCGCACGCCACCCAGATCGACCCGAATGCCGAATTCTTCGCCGCTCCGCTCGCGTGGCAGGAGCGGCTATGGCCGACCGAGGAATTCGAGTTGGCTCGCTCGCGTATCCCCGTGCGCCTGCCGGAGATCGAACTGTTCGCCGGGATCGCGCCGTGA
- a CDS encoding DUF4307 domain-containing protein, whose product MTQTPIPRPDTRYGRRRLSQRGRRRVAIALAVLVVAAGVVIAVIGYQRIGTSAVTGSLAGYRLIDAETASVTISVTRADPSRPVACIVRVRSKDGSETGRRELLVPPSQAATVQVTTTVKSSKPPVMADVYGCGTDVPAYLRLP is encoded by the coding sequence ATGACCCAGACTCCCATTCCGCGACCGGATACCCGCTACGGACGCCGGCGACTGTCCCAACGAGGACGTCGCCGGGTCGCGATTGCCCTAGCGGTGCTGGTCGTCGCGGCCGGCGTCGTGATCGCGGTCATCGGCTACCAACGCATCGGCACCAGCGCCGTCACCGGTTCGCTTGCGGGCTATCGACTGATCGACGCCGAGACGGCATCGGTGACGATCAGCGTGACGCGTGCCGACCCGTCCCGACCGGTGGCCTGCATCGTGCGGGTTCGGTCCAAAGACGGCAGCGAGACGGGCCGACGTGAGCTGCTGGTCCCGCCGTCGCAGGCGGCCACCGTGCAGGTGACCACGACGGTGAAATCCAGCAAACCGCCGGTGATGGCAGACGTATACGGTTGTGGCACAGACGTGCCCGCCTACTTGCGCCTCCCGTGA
- the greA gene encoding transcription elongation factor GreA, which produces MTDTQVTWLTQESHDRLKAELDQLIANRPVIAAEINDRREEGDLRENGGYHAAREEQGQQEARIRQLQDLLSNAKVGEAPEQSGVALPGSVVKVYYNGDKSDSETFLIATRQEGVSDGKLEVYSPNSPLGGALIDAKVGETRSYLVPNGSTVKVTLVSAEPYHS; this is translated from the coding sequence ATGACGGACACTCAGGTGACCTGGTTGACCCAGGAGTCACATGACCGACTCAAGGCCGAGCTCGACCAGTTGATCGCTAATCGTCCGGTCATCGCCGCCGAAATCAACGACCGCCGCGAGGAGGGTGACCTGCGCGAGAACGGCGGATACCACGCCGCCCGCGAGGAACAGGGCCAGCAAGAGGCCCGCATCCGCCAGCTGCAGGATCTGCTCAGCAACGCCAAGGTCGGCGAAGCACCCGAGCAGTCCGGCGTCGCGTTGCCCGGTTCGGTGGTGAAGGTCTACTACAACGGCGACAAATCGGACAGCGAGACGTTCCTCATCGCCACCCGCCAGGAAGGCGTCAGCGACGGCAAGCTCGAGGTCTACTCGCCGAACTCACCGCTCGGCGGCGCCCTGATCGACGCCAAGGTCGGCGAGACGCGCAGCTACCTGGTGCCCAACGGCAGCACCGTCAAAGTCACGTTGGTCAGCGCGGAGCCGTATCACTCCTAG
- a CDS encoding cystathionine gamma-synthase: MSENRKGHQGITGLATRAIHAGYRPDPATGAVNAPIYASSTFAQDGVGGLRGGFEYARTGNPTRAALEASLAAVEEGTFARAFSSGMAATDCALRAMLRPGDHVVIPDDAYGGTFRLIDKVFTRWDIQYTPVRLADPDAVAAAITPRTRLIWVETPTNPLLSIADIAGIAEIAAQPSVDKSVKVLVDNTFASPALQQPLQLGADVVLHSTTKYIGGHSDVVGGALVTNDQELDEAFAFLQNGAGAVPGPFDAYLTMRGLKTLVLRMQRHSENAFAIAEFLADHPSVSSVLYPGLPGHPGHEIAARQMRGFGGMVSVRMRAGRRAAEDLCAKTRVFILAESLGGVESLIEHPSAMTHASTAGSQLEVPDDLVRLSVGIEDLADLLGDLEQALG; encoded by the coding sequence ATGAGCGAAAACCGCAAGGGACACCAGGGAATCACTGGACTGGCCACCAGAGCCATCCACGCCGGCTACCGCCCGGACCCGGCGACCGGGGCCGTCAACGCGCCGATCTATGCCAGCAGCACCTTCGCCCAGGACGGTGTTGGCGGTCTGCGCGGTGGATTCGAATACGCCCGCACCGGCAACCCCACCCGGGCCGCATTGGAGGCCTCGCTGGCGGCCGTCGAGGAGGGTACCTTCGCGCGGGCGTTCAGTTCCGGGATGGCCGCCACCGACTGCGCTCTGCGGGCGATGTTGCGACCCGGAGACCACGTCGTCATTCCCGATGACGCCTACGGCGGCACATTCCGGTTGATAGACAAGGTGTTCACCCGGTGGGATATCCAGTACACGCCGGTGCGGCTTGCCGACCCGGATGCGGTGGCTGCCGCCATTACCCCGCGCACCCGGCTGATCTGGGTGGAGACGCCGACCAATCCGTTGCTGTCGATCGCCGATATCGCGGGCATTGCCGAAATCGCGGCCCAGCCGAGCGTTGATAAGTCGGTAAAGGTGTTGGTGGACAACACTTTTGCCTCACCGGCGTTGCAGCAGCCGTTGCAGCTCGGCGCCGATGTCGTGTTGCACTCGACTACCAAGTACATCGGCGGGCATTCCGACGTGGTGGGGGGTGCGCTGGTCACCAACGACCAAGAGCTGGACGAAGCGTTCGCCTTCCTACAGAATGGCGCCGGCGCGGTGCCCGGCCCGTTCGATGCCTACCTGACCATGCGCGGTCTGAAGACCTTGGTGCTGCGGATGCAGCGACACAGCGAAAATGCTTTTGCCATAGCGGAATTCCTCGCTGATCATCCGTCGGTGAGTTCGGTGCTGTATCCCGGTCTGCCCGGTCACCCCGGACATGAGATTGCCGCGCGACAGATGCGCGGCTTCGGTGGCATGGTTTCGGTGCGGATGCGTGCCGGCCGCCGCGCGGCCGAGGATCTGTGTGCCAAGACCCGCGTCTTCATCCTGGCCGAATCGCTGGGTGGGGTGGAGTCGCTAATCGAACATCCCAGTGCCATGACGCACGCATCGACGGCCGGTTCGCAATTGGAGGTGCCCGACGACCTGGTGCGGCTTTCGGTCGGTATCGAGGACCTTGCCGACCTGCTCGGCGATCTCGAGCAGGCCCTGGGCTAG
- a CDS encoding RDD family protein, with protein sequence MTEQPPGGSYPPSSPPPEPPGGPQPPSGGFQPPPPPPGGSGYPPPPPPPVAGGNPPPPLPDGGSYPPPPPSAGGYAPPPPGPAIRTLPAESYTPWITRVLAALIDWAPYVAVVGIGWVIMLVTQTSSCVTDISQYDVGQFCVSQPSMIGQLAQWLLSLAGLVYLVWNYGYRQGTTGSSIGKSVLKFKVVSETTGQPIGFGMSVVRQLAHFVDAIICYIGFLFPLWDAKRQTLADKIMTTVCLPI encoded by the coding sequence ATGACCGAACAGCCGCCCGGCGGGTCCTACCCGCCGTCCTCCCCGCCGCCTGAACCACCCGGTGGGCCCCAGCCGCCATCCGGTGGCTTCCAGCCACCTCCGCCGCCGCCCGGCGGCAGTGGATATCCCCCGCCTCCTCCGCCGCCGGTCGCGGGTGGCAACCCGCCGCCCCCACTGCCCGACGGCGGTTCCTACCCGCCGCCTCCTCCGTCGGCCGGCGGCTACGCGCCACCCCCGCCCGGACCGGCAATTCGTACCCTGCCGGCCGAGTCGTACACACCGTGGATTACCCGGGTGCTGGCCGCACTTATCGACTGGGCTCCCTACGTCGCCGTCGTCGGCATCGGTTGGGTGATCATGCTGGTCACTCAGACGTCGTCGTGCGTCACCGATATCAGTCAGTACGACGTCGGTCAGTTCTGCGTGTCCCAGCCTTCGATGATCGGCCAGTTGGCGCAGTGGTTGCTGTCGCTGGCTGGGTTGGTCTACCTGGTCTGGAACTACGGCTATCGCCAGGGCACCACCGGATCGAGCATCGGCAAGTCGGTGCTGAAGTTCAAGGTGGTCAGCGAGACCACTGGGCAGCCAATCGGCTTCGGGATGTCGGTGGTTCGTCAGCTGGCCCACTTCGTCGACGCGATCATCTGCTACATCGGGTTCCTGTTCCCGCTGTGGGACGCCAAACGGCAAACCTTGGCGGACAAGATCATGACGACGGTTTGCCTGCCGATCTGA